The proteins below come from a single Streptomyces sp. B3I8 genomic window:
- a CDS encoding NADPH:quinone oxidoreductase family protein — MQAWQVHENGEPTEAMRLVDAEPPTPGDGQVRLRVRAANINFPDALLCRGQYQVRPSLPFTPGVEICGETEDGRRVLATTALPYGGFAEYALADAAALLPAPDPLDDAEAAALHIGYQTGWFGLHRRARLEAGETLLVHAAAGGVGSAAVQLGKAAGATVIGVVGGAEKAAVARTLGCDLVVDRRAEDVVATVKEATGGRGADVIYDPVGGTAYEQSAKLAAFEGRIVVVGFAGGTIPSPALNHALVKNYSILGLHWGLYNTKNPELVRHCHEQLTELAARGAIKPLVSERVPLEDASAAVQRVADGVSTGRIVVLPAAKNGASA, encoded by the coding sequence ATGCAGGCATGGCAGGTGCACGAGAACGGCGAACCCACTGAGGCCATGCGCCTCGTGGACGCCGAACCGCCCACCCCCGGCGACGGCCAGGTACGGCTCAGGGTGCGCGCCGCGAACATCAACTTCCCCGATGCCCTCCTCTGCCGCGGCCAGTACCAGGTCCGCCCGTCGCTGCCCTTCACCCCGGGCGTGGAGATCTGCGGCGAGACCGAGGACGGTCGTCGCGTCCTCGCCACCACCGCTCTCCCGTACGGCGGATTCGCCGAGTACGCCCTCGCGGACGCCGCCGCCCTCCTGCCCGCCCCGGACCCGCTCGACGACGCCGAGGCCGCCGCCCTGCACATCGGCTACCAGACCGGCTGGTTCGGCCTGCACCGCCGGGCCCGCCTGGAGGCCGGCGAGACGCTCCTCGTGCACGCCGCCGCCGGCGGGGTCGGCAGCGCCGCCGTCCAGCTCGGCAAGGCCGCCGGCGCCACGGTCATCGGCGTCGTCGGCGGTGCCGAGAAGGCCGCCGTCGCCCGCACCCTCGGCTGCGACCTGGTCGTCGACCGCCGCGCCGAGGACGTCGTGGCCACGGTCAAGGAAGCCACCGGGGGCCGGGGCGCCGACGTGATCTACGACCCCGTCGGCGGCACGGCCTACGAGCAGTCCGCCAAGCTCGCCGCCTTCGAGGGCCGCATCGTCGTCGTCGGTTTCGCCGGCGGCACGATCCCCAGCCCGGCGCTCAACCACGCCCTGGTCAAGAACTACTCCATCCTCGGCCTGCACTGGGGCCTGTACAACACCAAGAACCCCGAGCTGGTCCGGCACTGCCACGAGCAGCTCACCGAACTGGCCGCCCGGGGCGCGATCAAGCCGCTGGTGAGCGAGCGGGTCCCGCTGGAGGACGCGTCGGCCGCCGTGCAGCGGGTGGCCGACGGCGTCAGCACGGGCCGTATCGTCGTGCTGCCCGCAGCGAAGAACGGAGCTTCCGCATGA